A single region of the Salvia miltiorrhiza cultivar Shanhuang (shh) chromosome 8, IMPLAD_Smil_shh, whole genome shotgun sequence genome encodes:
- the LOC130997566 gene encoding uncharacterized protein LOC130997566, producing the protein MNEYGRYFVVNYGGAFNGYEYIGGSSKNLHIFGDTMASTVYMINYLMMENSLSTNYSLYYLTKRLNGRVYSKNILADDNDLLQLLASQPHFPEIYVVEDDYSGGVYVPSFDLPQSSGYGGESSATFEGGDGLEAIQRYAYLDLSAGDSPAQQSVEPSVTWGNDQSTGWPSWDEPNPYQYDRLITDRCWGPADDQYTYEPQFVEDAGNVDEDYVPSSEAETDTSASEDLSEPENVRRAGIEYAGWQNLQIDEDDDEQVPGADELTNWLVPVIPLDAAAAVVDIEDYQLLPRELSKNMYFNSKDDLIVAIGLWNMKQGKEFSVSKSDSRRVYVKCKHSDTCPFKLHASSQDGVIWGVYKFTNEHSCDGELGRVARIKAPAKVVAAYLAQKIHDDCEILKPKAIQLELRREFGVQIKYDVALRARNRATEMVYGRHDQSFEMLPKYLYMLRQSNPGSRVEWEVDDDGRFKHLFVALAASATPFMFSLRPVIVVDGTHLKGKNRGILFVAVTKDGNESLFPLAYGVGPKENDESWSYFMSRIRRVYGQADPLLIVSDQHISIANAIRNELPNATHGLCYYHLQNNLKHYGKAVVEVYRQAAFAYEKSDFNRAMNALKVMKRAAYDKLMGIGPEKWARSMCPMPVRRYSFMTSNAAEAFNSRLLWARRLPICSMLEAIRIVIEKWFSERLRAAQQIEQGLTVEAGKRVAIEVQKSRRYTAQRLSGMKYKVQTADRSFKVDLEKKKCECRVFQLDQLPCSHSIAAISEAGDTIAEYVDSYYTNDFLIDTYSREVNNLPPRRQWLVPEHIAEQVVLPLIVKGQAGRPKEGRHRGGGEGTSTQADESSSIRRRKPKKCSICHEEGHSKRTCAGRATEPRE; encoded by the exons atgaatgaatatgggagatactttgtggttaattatggaggtgccttcaatggttatgagtacatcggcggctcttctaagaatttgcatattttcggagacacaATGGCCAGTACGGTGTACATGATAAATTACCTGATGAtggagaattcattgagcactaattacagcttgtattatttgacgaagagattaaatggcagggtatacagtaaaaatattcttgccgatgacaatgatttgcttcagttgctggcgtcgcagccacattttcctgagatttatgttgtTGAAGACGATTACAGTGGAGGAGTGTATGTTCCTTCGttcgatctccctcaatcttccgggtatggaggtgaatccagtgcaacattcgaaggtggggacggattggaagcaatccaaagatatgcttatttagacCTATCAGCCGGAGATTCACCGGCGCAACAAAGTGTTGAACCGTCGGTCACTTGGGGTAATGATCAGTCAACGGGTTGGCCTTCATGGGATGAGCCAAATCCGTACCAGTACGATCGCCTAATAACTGATCGTTGTTGGGGTCCAGCTGATGATCAATATACGTACGAGCCTCAGTTCGTGGAGGATGCTGGTAATGTAGATGAAGATTATGTTCCATCGTCTGAAGCCGAGACTGATACAAGCGCCTCTGAAGACTTGTCGGAGCCAGAGAACGTGAGAAGGGCGGGGATTGAATATGCAGGTTGGCAGAATTTGCAGATCGACGAGGATGATGACGAACAGGTTCCTGGAGCAGAtgaactaactaattggttagttccggTTATCCCGTTGGACGCCGCAGCGGCAGTTGTGGATATTGAAGATTATCAGCTATTGCCTCGGGAGTTGTCaaagaatatgtatttcaatagcaaagatgatctgatcgttgcaatcggtctgtggaacatgaagcaggGCAAGGAATTTTCTGTCAGCAAATCAGACAGCAGACGAGTCTACGTCAAATGCAAGCATTCAGATACGTGCCCCTTCAAGCTCCATGCATCGTCACAAGATGGAGTCATTTGGGGAGTGTATAAGTTCACCAATGAGCACTCATGCGACGGTGAGCTAGGGCGCGTAGCGCGAATAAAGGCCCCCGCAAAAGTCGTCGCAGCATATTTAGCACAGAAGATACACGACGATTGCGAGATCTTGAAGCCGAAGGCCATCCAGCTGGAGCTGCGACGTGAGTTTGGCGTACAGATCAAGTACGATGTTGCATTGCGAGCCCGTAATCGAGCCACTGAGATGGTTTATGGTCGACATGATCAGTCCTTCGAGATGCTGCCCAAGTACTTATACATGTTGAGACAATCCAATCCCGGTTCGAGGGTGGAGTGGGAAGTTGACGATGATggccgattcaaacacttatttgttgctcttgcagcttcggctacccctttcatgttcagcttacggccagtgattgtcgtcgatggcacacacttgaagggcaagaataggggtattttgtttgttgcagtGACGAAGGACGGCAACGAGAGTTTGTTCCCACTCGCGTATGGTGTTGGCCCGAAAGAAAACGATGAATCGTGGAGTTATTTCATGTCACGCATTCGACGTGTTTATGGCCAAGCCGATCCACTTTTGATTGTCTCTGATCAGCATATCTCCATTGCCAATGCTATCAGGAATGAGTTACCAAATGCAACCCACGGCCTATGCTACTACCATTTGCAAAATAACCTGAAGCATTACGGTAAGGCAGTGGTCGAGGTGTATCGACAAGCTGCATTTGCGTACGAGAAGTCCGACTTCAATAGGgctatgaacgccctgaagGTTATGAAGAGAGCCGCGTACGATAAACTAATGGGGATTGGGCCGGAGAAGTGGGCTCGTTCGATGTGTCCTATGCCTGTGCGACGCTACAGTTTTATGACATCAAATGCTGCTGAAGCTTTTAATTCCAGATTGTTGTGGGCAAGAAGACTTCCTATATGCTCGATGTTAGAGGCAATCAGAATTGTTATTGAGAAATGGTTCAGCGAGCGACTAAGGGCTGCACAACAAATCGAGCAAGGCTTGACTGTTGAGGCTGGTAAAAGGGTAGCTATTGAAGTCCAAAAAAGTCGTCGATACACTGCACAAAGGTTGAGTGGCATGAAGTATAAGGTGCAAACTGCTGACAGAAGCTTCAAGGTGGATCtagagaagaaaaaatgcgaATGTCGAGTATTTCAGCTAGACCAACTGCCCTGTTCTCATTCAATCGCTGCAATAAG tGAAGCCGGTGATACGATCGCGGAGTATGTAGACTCGTACTACACGAATGACTTTCTTATCGATACTTACTCTCGCGAAGTTAATAATCTCCCGCCGAGACGCCAGTGGTTGGTTCCCGAGCACATCGCTGAGCAGGTTGTATTACCTCTGATTGTAAAAGGTCAAGCGGGGCGCCCAAAAGAAGGTAGACATCGAGGCGGTGGTGAAGGCACCAGCACACAAGCCGATGAGTCTTCTAGTATCAGGCGTCGTAAACCAAAGAAGTGCAGCATCTGCCATGAAGAAGGACACAGCAAGAGAACGTGCGCTGGCAGGGCGACTGAGCCCAGGGAGTAG
- the LOC130997565 gene encoding uncharacterized protein LOC130997565: MCFFLCGARVRFSPADYALVTGLNFGGSRFDATLQHDCSRVEAYRRFCGARSMTIQSLIKRVCDLDRRVDDEDGSLYLRAVLVCVAHTLVLGLDARVQPWLWVLVDDLAAFDRFPWGAYSYKMLCHYTRETGKGEKYHFYGPSWALYVWALERVPGFGHMVAASSGDPTAHPRCLRWTFRGKPKLHGLRDLFEGQGGVMPLDPDDDDLSSHYFISALTPGELSVSFRPPDNPLARGVQFPQGTGARVVEERGDEEDVPRQPRTTRSHSVRGPVRDARQHEPARHSVDPGSRPVRDARPHEPARHSVDPGKRPAPHTSSSSSGSRTVSSPSEGEVDRKWVKKTIRQEIKKAFGKFVEKLKSKGKKDRCKKSKHFRVPDSPDDDDQRRSPDPPQPRSPPQRRSPPPSASGPDASGPSISRSCDDDPRGEEPRHPETQDYDEQWRAMNQSVQGDYTPAEQTFDWSTQVYPHWSSPFLKPQYRTETPIFFAEPLTSIAPHEWGQSSSAGQAQTEEPEPQAEQPQVLLLQHLEPEPQAEQPPAEQPPAEPPRRSQRVRRPSNYQRSPWVNSQMPRPVTQVCSDHYEKWMARCREGRGREIYVKASGGLREYDDFARVDNVSQEFTTGDIDLYFLSLRNRLRASADLLDDVDMNNTIILDTDWFIYLQGEWDALLEKWAASEFTPEEYHILTHGAIADGWQPRIDWLCQIRGKAVKGQELPPGHIGWMDATQVLMPVIIGHHFVLCRIRLGELVCEVYDPVFHKLSPRQQDGRVGELLPLLRLLPIVLQLARWLDDTSIDSTVAKEKYPLMMAVFAPAEVQFHQQDSVSCGPFVCMYAERLISGSPSIEWGNHNVAAYRAKIARSIFSLCETRTHRITRLGFA; this comes from the exons ATGTGCTTCTTTCTGTGCGGAGCACGAGTCAGATTTTCCCCTGCGGACTACGCATTAGTGACTGGGCTCAATTTCGGGGGATCGAGGTTCGATGCGACATTACAGCACGACTGCAGTCGCGTGGAGGCATACCGACGATTCTGCGGTGCGCGAAGCATGACCATACAGTCGCTCATCAAACGCGTGTGCGATTTGGATCGTCGAGTGGATGATGAGGATGGGAGCCTGTACCTTCGTGCTGTCCTCGTGTGTGTGGCTCACACCCTTGTTCTTGGGTTGGATGCGCGGGTACAGCCGTGGCTTTGGGTGTTGGTGGATGATCTGGCtgcatttgatagattcccctggGGCGCGTATTCGTATAAGATGTTATGCCATTATACGAGAGAGACAGGAAAGGGCGagaagtatcacttctacggtccttcgtgggctttatatgTCTGGGCATTGGAGCGCGTCCCGGGCTTCGGACACATGGTCGCAGCATCTAGCGGTGATCCGACAGCGCACCCTCGGTGTTTGAGATGGACTTTCAGGGGTAAGCCGAAGCTTCACGGTCTGCGCGATCTATTCGAGGGACAG GGTGGTGTCATGCCCCTGGACCCCGATGATGACGATCTGTCGAGTCACTACTTCATATCAGCGCTGACACCGGGCGAACTCTCGGTGAGCTTCAGGCCCCCCGACAACCCATTAGCTCGGGGTGTCCAATTTCCACAGGGCACCGGAGCCCGTGTTGTGGAGGAGCGCGGGGACGAGGAGGATGTACCTAGACAGCCTCGTACGACTCGCAGTCACAGTGTCCGGggccctgtgagggatgctcgacagcacgagccggctcgtcattcagtagatccgggctcgcgccctgtgagggatgctcgaccccacgagccggctcgtcattcagtAGATCCGGGCAAGCGCCCAGCGCCGCATACTTCTTCATCGTCGAGCGGATCTCGGACTGTATCCAGTCCCAGCGAGGGTGAGGTGGATCGTAAGTGGGTGAAGAAGACGATCCGTCAGGAGATTAAGAAGGCCTTCGGCAAATTCGTGGAGAAACTGAAGAGCAAGGGTAAAAAGGATAGGTGCAAGAAGAGCAAACATTTCCGAGTGCCCGACTCCCCTGATGATGATGACCAGCGACGGTCCCCTGATCCTCCACAGCCACGGTCTCCTCCACAGCGACGGTCTCCTCCACCCAGTGCTTCAGGGCCCGACGCTTCAGGGCCAAGCATTTCACGTTCCTGCGACGACGACCCCCGCGGTGAGGAACCACGCCATCCAGAGACCCAGGATTACGACGAGCAGTGGCGGGCCATGAATCAGTCTGTTCAGGGCGACTACACACCGGCGGAGCAGACTTTTGACTGGTCGACCCAGGTCTACCCTCATTGGTCTTCCCCATTCCTGAAGCCGCAGTATAGAACAGAGACCCCGATATTCTTTGCTGAACCgctcacttctattgcaccacaTGAGTGGGGACAGTCCAGTTCGGCAGGACAGGCTCAGACGGAGGAGCCTGAGCCACAGGCAGAGCAGCCACAGGTACTGCTGCTGCAGCACCTAGAGCCTGAGCCACAGGCAGAGCAGCCGCCAGCAGAGCAGCCGCCAGCAGAGCCCCCGCGTCGCAGTCAGAGGGTGAGGCGTCCGTCTAACTATCAGCGATCGccttgggttaatagccaaatgCCACGTCCAGTGACACAAGTCTGCAGTGACCATTATGAGAAGTGGATGGCTAGGTGTCGAGAGGGTAGGGGTCGTGAGATTTATGTCAAGGCAAGTGGTGGTTTGCGGGAGTACGACGACTTCGCGCGGGTGGATAATGTCAGCCAGGAATTCACAACTGGG GATATTGACTTGTATTTCTTAAGCTTGAGAAATAGACTTCGAGCTTCAGCAGATTTACTGGATGACGTAGATATGAATAACACAATCATATTAGACACGGATTGGTTT ATATACCTCCAGGGCGAGTGGGACGCTCTATTGGAGAAGTGGGCAGCCAGTGAGTTTACTCCAGAGGAGTATCATATATTGACGCATGGAGCAATAGCTGATGGTTGGCAGCCCCGGATAGACTGGCTCTGCCAAATACGTGGAAAAGCCGTTAAGGGCCAAGAACTTCCTCCTGGTCATATAGGATGGATGGATGCCACACAG GTTCTCATGCCAGTCATAATTGGCCACCATTTTGTCCTATGTCGGATCCGGTTAGGAGAATTGGTTTGCGAGGTCTATGACCCAGTATTCCACAAGCTATCACCTCGACAGCAGGATGGTCGAGTTGGTGAACTACTGCCTTTACTGAGATTGTTGCCAATTGTCCTTCAGTTGGCGAGGTGGCTAGACGACACATCCATTGATTCGACAGTGGCAAAGGAGAAGTACCCACTTATGATGGCGGTGTTTGCTCCAGCGGAGGTTCAGTTTCACCAGCAGGACTCTGTCAGCTGCGGGCCTTTCGTCTGCATGTATGCAGAACGACTGATATCTGGCTCTCCATCCATTGAGTGGGGTAACCACAACGTGGCGGCATACAGGGCCAAGATTGCTAGATCTATATTTTCGTTGTGTGAAactaggacacatcgtatcacTAGACTTGGTTTTGCATAG